From a single Tursiops truncatus isolate mTurTru1 chromosome 20, mTurTru1.mat.Y, whole genome shotgun sequence genomic region:
- the COPZ2 gene encoding coatomer subunit zeta-2 isoform X5 gives MQRPEAWPRPHPGEGAAAAPAGGPAPPARGREPAGLRLQEPSLYTIKAVFILDNDGHRLLAKYYDDTFPSMKEQMAFEKNVFNKTSRTDSEIAFFGGMTIVYKSSIDLFLYVVGSSYENELMLMSVLTCLFESLNHVLRKNVEKRWLLENMDGAFLVLDEIVDGGFFSLPRNKLNGRY, from the exons ATGCAGCGGCCGGAGGCCTGGCCACGTCCGCACCCGGGGGAGGGGGCCGCGGCCGCCCCGGCCGGGGGCCCGGCGCCGCCCGCCCGAGGCCGGGAGCCCGCGGGGCTGCGG TTGCAGGAACCTTCCCTCTACACCATCAAGGCTGTCTTCATCCTAGATAATGACGGACACCGCCTGCTGGCCAAG TATTACGACGACACATTCCCCTCCATGAAGGAGCAGATGGCCTTCGAGAAAAATGTCTTCAACAAGACCAGCCGGACTGATA GTGAGATTGCATTTTTCGGGGGCATGACCATCGTCTACAAGAGCAGCATTGACCTCTTCCTGTATGTGGTGGGCTCATCCTATGAGAACGAG CTGATGCTCATGTCTGTTCTTACCTGCCTGTTTGAGTCCCTGAACCATGTGTTAAG GAAGAACGTGGAGAAGCGCTGGTTGCTGGAGAACATGGACGGAGCCTTTCTGGTGCTGGACGAGATTGTGGATGGCGg
- the COPZ2 gene encoding coatomer subunit zeta-2 isoform X2, producing the protein MQRPEAWPRPHPGEGAAAAPAGGPAPPARGREPAGLRLQEPSLYTIKAVFILDNDGHRLLAKYYDDTFPSMKEQMAFEKNVFNKTSRTDSEIAFFGGMTIVYKSSIDLFLYVVGSSYENELMLMSVLTCLFESLNHVLSPHKTKAGARASFCKDPALYLIKQWKNVEKRWLLENMDGAFLVLDEIVDGGVILESDPQQVIQKVNFRVLQSAKEQIKWSLLK; encoded by the exons ATGCAGCGGCCGGAGGCCTGGCCACGTCCGCACCCGGGGGAGGGGGCCGCGGCCGCCCCGGCCGGGGGCCCGGCGCCGCCCGCCCGAGGCCGGGAGCCCGCGGGGCTGCGG TTGCAGGAACCTTCCCTCTACACCATCAAGGCTGTCTTCATCCTAGATAATGACGGACACCGCCTGCTGGCCAAG TATTACGACGACACATTCCCCTCCATGAAGGAGCAGATGGCCTTCGAGAAAAATGTCTTCAACAAGACCAGCCGGACTGATA GTGAGATTGCATTTTTCGGGGGCATGACCATCGTCTACAAGAGCAGCATTGACCTCTTCCTGTATGTGGTGGGCTCATCCTATGAGAACGAG CTGATGCTCATGTCTGTTCTTACCTGCCTGTTTGAGTCCCTGAACCATGTGTTAAG TCCCCACAAGACTAAGGCTGGAGCCAGAGCATCCTTCTGCAAGGACCCTGCCCTTTACCTGATCAAGCAATG GAAGAACGTGGAGAAGCGCTGGTTGCTGGAGAACATGGACGGAGCCTTTCTGGTGCTGGACGAGATTGTGGATGGCGg TGTGATTCTGGAGAGTGACCCCCAGCAAGTGATCCAGAAAGTGAATTTTAGG
- the COPZ2 gene encoding coatomer subunit zeta-2 isoform X4 codes for MQRPEAWPRPHPGEGAAAAPAGGPAPPARGREPAGLRLQEPSLYTIKAVFILDNDGHRLLAKYYDDTFPSMKEQMAFEKNVFNKTSRTDSEIAFFGGMTIVYKSSIDLFLYVVGSSYENELMLMSVLTCLFESLNHVLSPHKTKAGARASFCKDPALYLIKQWKNVEKRWLLENMDGAFLVLDEIVDGGFFSLPRNKLNGRY; via the exons ATGCAGCGGCCGGAGGCCTGGCCACGTCCGCACCCGGGGGAGGGGGCCGCGGCCGCCCCGGCCGGGGGCCCGGCGCCGCCCGCCCGAGGCCGGGAGCCCGCGGGGCTGCGG TTGCAGGAACCTTCCCTCTACACCATCAAGGCTGTCTTCATCCTAGATAATGACGGACACCGCCTGCTGGCCAAG TATTACGACGACACATTCCCCTCCATGAAGGAGCAGATGGCCTTCGAGAAAAATGTCTTCAACAAGACCAGCCGGACTGATA GTGAGATTGCATTTTTCGGGGGCATGACCATCGTCTACAAGAGCAGCATTGACCTCTTCCTGTATGTGGTGGGCTCATCCTATGAGAACGAG CTGATGCTCATGTCTGTTCTTACCTGCCTGTTTGAGTCCCTGAACCATGTGTTAAG TCCCCACAAGACTAAGGCTGGAGCCAGAGCATCCTTCTGCAAGGACCCTGCCCTTTACCTGATCAAGCAATG GAAGAACGTGGAGAAGCGCTGGTTGCTGGAGAACATGGACGGAGCCTTTCTGGTGCTGGACGAGATTGTGGATGGCGg